GGCTGGCCGGCGTGGTAGAGGTACTGGCCGGCTTCCAGCTTGCGCTGCACTACCGGGATGCGGGTCCGCAGCTCGTCGATGTCGATCGTCGGCAGCGTCTGGGGCTCGTGGGACACATGCGCGACAGCGCGCGGCGCGTGGGTGACCGAAGGCTCGATGCTGACGATGCTGTTCACGGCGATTCTCCGAATGCGTTTGGACCTGATCGATGGGGCATACGCTAGAAGTGCTGCGAAACAGCCGGATGTCCGCACTGCAACAATCGGTAACAGTGTGTAACAGCGTGACGGCCGCAACCGGCTTCGCGGGGTGGCGATGGATGCCGTCGCACGATGACTTGATCTGCCTCAACGCCGCGCGGAGCGAAGTCGTTAGCGTGCTTCTCGCCAGAGAACACCTCACTTGATGTAACGACATGATCCAGAAACTGGGGGCTTCGCCCTTCATAGACGCGGCCGCGGTCGAGGCATGGGACGCCTGGTTCCGCTGGCGTGAACAGGGCGAGCTGCGCGATCTTTCGGTGGACGCGACCTGGGAGCGCGTCGCCTGGGCGCTGGCTTCGGTGGAGCCGGAGCAGCAGCGCCTGGCGTTCGCGCGACGGTTGCTGGTGGTGTTCTCCGACTGGCAGCTGCTGCCAGGCGAGCGGATCCTGATGACTGCCGGTACCCCGGCGGCAGCCTGGGGCGGCGATGACCTGGTGGCGGTGTTGAACGTCGCCAGTTTCGTGTCCGATCCGGGGAGCGTGGCCGCGGCTCTCGACCTGCCGAGGTTCATGACCGTCGCGGCGCTAGCCGTGCATCTGCTGGACAATGCGGCGACCTTGCAGGGGGCGGGTGGACCGCCGCCGGAGCGGCTGCATATCGGCATCATCGGGTTGGGGGATGCGCTGGCACTGCTGGGCATGCGCTACGACAGCGACGAGGCTCGCGCCTTTGCCGTCGAGGTTGTGCGGTCGCTGGCCCAAGGCTGCGCCAGTGGTCATGCTGCCCTTGCCGGGCAATGCCACGTGGCGGATGCCACGGAGCGGCACGGGCCGCGCTATCGCAGCCTGACGGCGATCACCTCGCAGCGACGCCTGGCGCTGTTCGCCAATGCCACGAGCGATGCGCTGGAACCGGCTGCCGGAGCCCCGCGGACGTACGTGATCGAAGCCGAGGAAGGCAACCGGCAGGTTCGTTCACCGGGTTATGCCGCCACCTTGCTGGGCCGCGACAGCGCTTTCGATACCGCGCCCGAAGCCGCCCGGCAGGCGATGCGCGACGCGGTGCAGGGCTGGATCGACGAGGCGATCAGTGCCGTGTCCGCGTGACGCGACAGGGCGCGGTATGCTGGATCAGGCGTCGTAGCGCTGTATGAAACTGCGGGTCATCACGCCCATTGCCTCGCGCCAGCGGGCCAGCAGCATCGGCGTGCTGTCCGGGTCGGAGGTGGCGATCACTTTCAGCAGGCTCTCGATCCAGTATGGATAGAGCTGCGGCGAGACCGGGCAATGGCCGGTCTTGCCATGCACGTCGGCCATGCGCTCGACGGTGCGTTGCATGATCGGGCTGCCCGAGGCGTACAGGATCGCTACGCTGATGCCGTGGCGCAGGGCGAAGTACTGTTTCTGCATGTCGGTGCCGGCGAATAGCGCGGGCACGTCCGGATGGCTCGCCATGAACACCGTGTAGAAGTGTTCGATGAAGCGCTTGTCGCGCAGGCATCGGCCGTAGCTCTGCTGCAGGTCGTTGTACGTATCGGTCACGCTGTGGATTCCGGTGACGGACGCCGCCCGGGATGGGCGACGTCGCGTGTGCATGCTGGCCAGCATGCAGATCAGGGGGGACTCAGGTCAGAACCGGTAGCCGACGCTGACGCCGTAGACCCAGGGGTCGACCTTGGCGTTGCCGACCCGGGTGCCGTTCACGTGCACGTCGCCGCTGATGCTGATCCAGCGGATGTCCGCGGTGAACAGCCAGCGTGGTGCGAGCTGCACGTCCACGCCGGCATGGGCCGCAGCGCCCCAGCTGTTGTCGATCTTGACGTGAGCGCCCTCGAGCAGGCCGGCACCCTTGGTGCTGAAGAAGCGCGTGTAGTTGATGCCGGCACCGACAAAGGGCGAGATCTTCGCATCGGGAAGGAAGTGGTAATTGACGCCGATCACCGGCGGTAGCTGCCTGGTGGTGGCGGCCTTCTGGCCATTCAGGCGGATCGTGTGCCTGAAGGGCAATGCCGCCAGCACCTCGGCGCTCCACGACGGCGTAAAGAAGTACTCCGCACTGATTGTGGGCTGGGTGTCGCTGCCAATGCTGGCTTTCATGCCGGCGAGATGGCCGTTGTCGGACTTCGGATCGACCACGTGGGCGCCTAAGTGGACGACCCAGGATTTGGCATCGGCCGCATGGGCAACCGGCAGCATGCCGGCGATGAGTGTGCCGGCGAGCAGAGTGGAAAGCAGGGCTTTCATATGTCGTCCTTTTTGCGGGTCTGGTGGCATGCACCATTCTCGAAACCCGCACCGGAGTAGGATTGACTTCGATCACTTACGGCCGGACATGGCGCCGCACTGCGACCTCACGCCGCAGTGCGGCGGCGGGTTGGGGAGTTGATGTCGGATCGACTTGATCGTGATCAATAACCGGTGGCATGTCTGCACGAACAATGCGGATGCATCACGCCTCATCGTGTTGGACACATCGGCGACTTGGCGGCATTGTTCGCCAATGGAACGGGGGCTCGTGCTTTTTCATCCAGTCAGGACGCTACCGCCATGCATGACATCAACGTCGTTGACCTGTCACGTCTGCAATTCGCGCTAACCGCGCTCTATCACTTCCTTTTCGTGCCGCTCACCCTTGGGCTGTCCTTCCTGCTGGCCGCGATGGAGACGGTCTACGTCACCACCGGCAAGGAGATCTATCGGCAGATCACCCAGTTCTGGGGCAAGCTGTTCCTGATCAACTTCGCCATCGGCGTGGCCACCGGCCTCACCATGGAGTTCGAGTTCGGGACCAACTGGTCGTTCTATTCCAGCTTCGTCGGCGACATTTTCGGTGCGCCGCTGGCGATCGAGGGTCTGATGGCCTTCTTCCTGGAAGCCACCTTCATCGGCATGATGGTGTTCG
This window of the Dyella sp. A6 genome carries:
- a CDS encoding OmpW/AlkL family protein produces the protein MKALLSTLLAGTLIAGMLPVAHAADAKSWVVHLGAHVVDPKSDNGHLAGMKASIGSDTQPTISAEYFFTPSWSAEVLAALPFRHTIRLNGQKAATTRQLPPVIGVNYHFLPDAKISPFVGAGINYTRFFSTKGAGLLEGAHVKIDNSWGAAAHAGVDVQLAPRWLFTADIRWISISGDVHVNGTRVGNAKVDPWVYGVSVGYRF
- a CDS encoding globin, with translation MTDTYNDLQQSYGRCLRDKRFIEHFYTVFMASHPDVPALFAGTDMQKQYFALRHGISVAILYASGSPIMQRTVERMADVHGKTGHCPVSPQLYPYWIESLLKVIATSDPDSTPMLLARWREAMGVMTRSFIQRYDA